Proteins found in one Acipenser ruthenus chromosome 18, fAciRut3.2 maternal haplotype, whole genome shotgun sequence genomic segment:
- the LOC117425368 gene encoding ankyrin repeat domain-containing protein 50-like, which produces MLRPKDLGQDSGTKTFLDAMNSGKVHLARFVLDALDGRIINSKTENGKTPLMFAISLPDPGLRMKFTRLLLEKGADVNCQEGQGRTALSLACELGHLDVVKLLVQFNADPEIQDAWGNSALMYAACSGHSQVLEFLIRAFKRLGLKLDRTNHAGHSAIQMANLFGHSQCVHALNIPGNKCPGSEDQLLDMKSKELGEPRNPTRPPKQVLERFTKQFQDKCEDHLPTLFQKQLRVGDSIGLRKRVKAQNQSPDRKCQHQPFISHLKHVLHHKDGQDTKSGILFTAKQMQNCRLKNTRANKTLESTTDSPNEEEHKESTDQQGALETFSFRVKSTSFTNEKVGSFVSDAHHRVKRGSQQLEQAVFSNRQDQGITCPLIKDTDKRVTINSTPLNRTVSEQSFEYQNDSQRAVVDSLNSDDSEASDINERLARSGQYQKRFSLPYYGRPDKLIAQREELSQENILPRPAGISTLGTRLLRRLTAPEFLRLVKEFPSDSESGRGKMSRSETYPLSKTHQKVNNQASIDSISGVKCEFENNGANVVYYV; this is translated from the coding sequence ATGCTGAGACCCAAAGATCTCGGTCAAGATTCCGGGACCAAGACTTTCCTTGATGCCATGAACAGCGGCAAGGTCCACTTGGCACGCTTTGTCCTTGATGCTCTGGATGGAAGGATTATCAACTCCAAGACAGAGAACGGCAAAACCCCACTAATGTTTGCCATTTCTCTGCCAGATCCAGGGTTGAGAATGAAATTCACAAGGCTGCTTCTGGAGAAGGGGGCTGATGTGAACTGCCAGGAGGGCCAGGGAAGGACAGCACTAAGCTTGGCTTGTGAACTGGGGCACCTTGATGTGGTGAAGCTGTTGGTGCAGTTTAATGCCGACCCTGAGATCCAAGACGCCTGGGGAAACAGCGCCCTGATGTATGCAGCCTGCTCCGGACACAGCCAAGTTCTGGAATTTCTCATCAGAGCTTTCAAGAGGCTTGGACTAAAGCTGGACAGGACCAACCATGCTGGTCACTCGGCTATCCAAATGGCCAATCTTTTTGGCCACAGCCAGTGTGTACATGCATTGAACATCCCAGGAAACAAGTGCCCAGGGTCAGAAGACCAGCTGTTGGACATGAAAAGTAAAGAGCTGGGAGAACCACGGAACCCAACCCGGCCGCCGAAGCAAGTGCTTGAAAGGTTCACAAAACAGTTTCAGGATAAATGCGAAGACCACCTCCCGACTCTTTTTCAAAAGCAACTGAGAGTGGGAGATAGCATCGGACTGAGGAAACGAGTTAAAGCTCAAAACCAGTCCCCAGATAGAAAATGTCAGCATCAACCTTTTATAAGTCATCTGAAACATGTGCTGCACCACAAGGACGGCCAAGACACAAAATCTGGAATCTTGTTCACAGCAAAACAGATGCAGAACTGTAGATTAAAGAACACAAGAGCAAATAAAACACTGGAAAGCACCACAGATAGCCCAAATGAAGAAGAGCACAAAGAGAGTACTGATCAGCAAGGTGCTCTTGAGACTTTCAGTTTTAGGGTTAAGTCAACCTCGTTTACCAACGAGAAAGTTGGCTCATTTGTAAGTGATGCCCATCACAGAGTTAAGCGAGGGTCACAACAGCTCGAACAAGCAGTATTCTCAAACAGGCAGGACCAAGGAATTACATGCCCTTTGATTAAGGACACAGACAAACGTGTTACTATTAATAGCACACCCCTAAATCGTACAGTTTCTGAACAGTCGTTTGAATACCAAAATGACAGCCAAAGGGCAGTAGTCGATAGTCTAAACTCGGATGACAGTGAAGCCAGTGATATTAATGAAAGGTTAGCGCGCTCCGGTCAGTATCAAAAGAGGTTCAGTCTCCCCTACTACGGGCGCCCTGATAAGCTTATTGCGCAGAGAGAGGAGCTCTCGCAAGAGAATATCCTACCTCGCCCTGCGGGGATTTCTACGTTGGGGACCCGGTTACTTCGGAGGTTAACCGCCCCTGAGTTTCTGAGACTGGTAAAAGAGTTTCCGTCTGACTCTGAGTCCGGGAGAGGGAAGATGTCTAGATCGGAGACCTATCCACTTTCCAAAACGCACCAGAAAGTCAACAATCAGGCCAGCATTGACAGCATCAGCGGGGTTAAATGTGAGTTTGAAAACAACGGAGCCAACGTGGTCTattatgtataa